From Amycolatopsis sp. YIM 10, the proteins below share one genomic window:
- the nuoH gene encoding NADH-quinone oxidoreductase subunit NuoH has product MTRAEILADDPWWLVLIKAVVILLIGPILTIFLIVWERKAVGRMQNRPGPNRVGPGGYLQSLADALKLPFKEQIIPDTADRKVYFLAPVLSAVPALVGLSAIPFGPEVSIFGERTLLQLVDLPVGVLVILACSSIGVYGIVLAGWSSGSPYPLLGGLRSAAQVISYEIAMGLSIVGVILYAQSMSTSDIVASQQSGWYFYLLLPSCVIYLISMVGETNRAPFDLPEAESELVGGFHTEYSSMKFAMFFLAEYVNMVIVSAFATTLFLGGWMFPFVGADHALNTGWLPVIWFMAKMFVLLFGFIWLRGTLPRYRYDQFMRLGWKVLVPLNLVWIVLIATIRAIRTTDEVPLGVWIAVGAVVLLVLVVIAFMVPEKELRDADSVPVTGSDYPLPPLDLKVPETTPRQRALKAKARVSKKQPAAVSAGRENSDGDV; this is encoded by the coding sequence ATGACCCGCGCGGAGATCCTGGCCGACGACCCGTGGTGGCTGGTGCTGATCAAGGCCGTGGTCATCCTGCTGATCGGCCCGATCCTGACGATCTTCCTGATCGTCTGGGAGCGCAAGGCGGTCGGCCGGATGCAGAACCGGCCCGGCCCGAACCGCGTCGGACCCGGCGGTTATCTCCAGTCCCTGGCGGACGCGCTGAAGCTGCCGTTCAAGGAACAGATCATCCCGGACACCGCCGACCGCAAGGTCTACTTCCTGGCGCCGGTGCTGTCCGCGGTCCCGGCGCTGGTCGGGCTCTCGGCGATCCCGTTCGGCCCGGAGGTCTCGATCTTCGGTGAGCGGACCCTGCTGCAGCTGGTCGACCTGCCGGTCGGCGTGCTGGTGATCCTGGCCTGCTCCTCGATCGGCGTGTACGGCATCGTGCTGGCGGGCTGGTCGTCCGGTTCGCCGTACCCGCTGCTCGGCGGGCTGCGCTCGGCGGCGCAGGTGATCTCCTACGAGATCGCGATGGGCCTGTCGATCGTCGGCGTGATCCTGTACGCGCAGTCGATGTCCACCAGCGACATCGTCGCCTCGCAGCAGTCGGGCTGGTACTTCTACCTGCTGCTGCCGAGCTGCGTGATCTACCTGATCTCCATGGTCGGCGAGACCAACCGCGCGCCCTTCGACCTGCCGGAAGCCGAATCCGAGCTGGTCGGCGGGTTCCACACCGAGTACAGCTCGATGAAGTTCGCCATGTTCTTCCTCGCCGAGTACGTGAACATGGTGATCGTCTCGGCGTTCGCCACCACGTTGTTCCTCGGCGGCTGGATGTTCCCGTTCGTCGGCGCGGACCACGCGCTCAACACCGGCTGGCTGCCGGTCATCTGGTTCATGGCCAAGATGTTCGTGCTGCTGTTCGGCTTCATCTGGCTGCGCGGCACGCTGCCCCGGTACCGCTACGACCAGTTCATGCGCCTCGGCTGGAAGGTGCTGGTCCCGCTGAACCTGGTGTGGATCGTGCTGATCGCCACCATCCGGGCCATCCGCACCACCGACGAGGTGCCGCTCGGCGTGTGGATCGCGGTCGGCGCGGTGGTGCTGCTGGTGCTCGTGGTGATCGCGTTCATGGTGCCGGAGAAGGAACTCCGCGACGCCGACAGCGTTCCGGTCACCGGCAGCGACTACCCGCTGCCGCCGCTCGATCTCAAGGTCCCCGAGACCACCCCGCGCCAACGGGCGCTCAAGGCCAAGGCACGGGTGTCGAAGAAACAGCCCGCCGCGGTCTCCGCCGGAAGGGAGAACAGCGATGGGGATGTTTGA
- a CDS encoding NADH-quinone oxidoreductase subunit G, which produces MTIAPDKPSTEETPVPEGHVKLIMDGEEVIAPKGELLIRTAERLGTVIPRFCDHPLLDPAGACRQCLVEVEMNGRPMPKPQASCTMTVADGMVVKTQLTSPVADKAQQGVMELLLINHPLDCPICDKGGECPLQNQALAHGRAESRFVDTKRTFPKPLPISSQVLLDRERCVLCQRCTRFSAQIAGDPFIELLERGAHQQIGTAETADVLDMASRTTSGQPFQSYFSGNTIQICPVGALTSAAYRFRSRPFDLVSSPSVCEHCSSGCAERTDFRRGKVMRKLAGDDPQVNEEWICDKGRFAFRYAGAEDRLRRPMVRDAETGELKETSWTDALRAAADGLAKARDGKGAAVLPGGRLTVEDAYAYSKFARIALRTNDIDYRARAHSAEELDFLTAHVVGTTPETGVTFSAIENAPTVLCVAFEPEEEAPIVFLRLRKAARAKKAKIVHLGQWTTASVRKTFGELLACVPGGEAAAIDALAQHAPDLDEALAAGGVVLVGERAAEVPGLFSALLRLTARTGARLAWIPRRAGERGAVEVGALPTLLPGGRSVTSAEDRAEVAKAWGVGELPAEPGRDLTGILEAASGGGLDGLLVGGLDPADLPDPDLAARALANVGFVVSLEMRESAVTAHADVVLPIAPAVEKSGTYLNWEGRRREFQVTLEGTGALPDCRVLDTLAVEMDADLFTQTPAAAAGDLARLATRRGGKAPEVPASAAPKPGAGQAVLATWRQLLDKGTLQDGEPHLAGTARQVVARLSEATANGMETVTVSTERGAITLPVEVADLPDGVVWLPGNSEGSQVRAALAAGHGSVVSIAGGER; this is translated from the coding sequence ATGACCATCGCACCCGACAAGCCTTCGACCGAGGAAACGCCGGTCCCCGAAGGCCACGTCAAACTGATCATGGACGGCGAAGAGGTCATCGCGCCGAAGGGCGAGCTGCTGATCCGCACCGCGGAGCGGCTCGGCACGGTGATCCCGCGCTTCTGCGACCACCCGCTGCTCGACCCGGCGGGCGCCTGCCGCCAGTGCCTGGTCGAGGTGGAGATGAACGGCCGCCCGATGCCGAAGCCGCAGGCCTCGTGCACGATGACGGTGGCCGACGGCATGGTGGTCAAGACCCAGCTGACCTCGCCGGTGGCGGACAAGGCGCAGCAGGGCGTGATGGAGCTGCTGCTGATCAACCACCCGCTGGACTGCCCGATCTGCGACAAGGGCGGGGAGTGCCCGCTGCAGAACCAGGCGCTGGCGCACGGCCGCGCGGAGTCGCGGTTCGTCGACACCAAGCGGACCTTTCCGAAGCCGCTGCCGATCTCCAGCCAGGTGCTGCTCGACCGCGAGCGCTGCGTGCTCTGCCAGCGCTGCACCCGGTTCTCCGCGCAGATCGCCGGTGACCCGTTCATCGAGCTGCTCGAACGCGGGGCGCACCAGCAGATCGGTACCGCCGAGACGGCTGACGTGCTGGACATGGCCTCGCGCACGACCAGCGGACAGCCGTTCCAGAGCTACTTCTCCGGCAACACCATCCAGATCTGCCCGGTGGGCGCGCTGACCAGCGCGGCGTACCGGTTCCGGTCGCGGCCGTTCGACCTGGTGTCCTCGCCGAGCGTCTGCGAGCACTGCTCGTCGGGCTGCGCCGAGCGCACCGACTTCCGCCGCGGCAAGGTGATGCGCAAGCTGGCCGGGGACGACCCGCAGGTCAACGAGGAGTGGATCTGCGACAAGGGCCGGTTCGCCTTCCGGTACGCCGGCGCCGAGGACCGGCTCCGCCGTCCGATGGTGCGCGACGCGGAAACCGGTGAGCTGAAGGAAACCTCCTGGACCGACGCGCTGCGCGCGGCCGCCGACGGGCTGGCCAAGGCCCGCGACGGCAAGGGCGCGGCGGTGCTGCCCGGCGGCAGGCTGACCGTCGAGGACGCCTACGCGTACTCGAAGTTCGCCCGGATCGCCCTGCGCACCAACGACATCGACTACCGCGCGCGGGCGCACTCGGCGGAGGAACTGGACTTCCTCACCGCGCACGTGGTCGGCACCACCCCGGAGACCGGGGTGACCTTCTCGGCCATCGAGAACGCGCCGACCGTGCTCTGCGTGGCCTTCGAGCCGGAGGAGGAAGCGCCGATCGTCTTCCTGCGGCTGCGCAAGGCGGCCCGCGCGAAGAAGGCCAAGATCGTCCACTTGGGACAGTGGACCACCGCCTCGGTGCGCAAGACCTTCGGTGAGCTGCTCGCCTGCGTGCCCGGTGGTGAGGCGGCCGCGATCGACGCGCTCGCCCAGCACGCGCCGGACCTCGACGAGGCGCTGGCCGCGGGCGGCGTGGTGCTCGTCGGCGAGCGCGCCGCCGAGGTGCCCGGCCTGTTCTCCGCGCTGCTGCGGCTGACCGCCCGCACCGGGGCCCGGCTGGCGTGGATCCCGCGCCGCGCCGGGGAACGCGGTGCCGTGGAGGTCGGCGCGCTGCCGACGCTGCTGCCCGGTGGCCGTTCGGTGACCAGTGCCGAGGACCGCGCCGAGGTGGCGAAGGCCTGGGGTGTCGGCGAACTGCCCGCCGAACCCGGCCGCGACCTCACCGGCATTCTCGAAGCCGCCTCCGGTGGCGGTCTTGACGGCTTGCTGGTCGGCGGGCTCGACCCGGCCGACCTGCCCGACCCGGACCTGGCCGCTCGCGCACTGGCCAACGTGGGCTTCGTGGTCAGCCTGGAAATGCGCGAGAGCGCGGTCACCGCGCACGCCGACGTGGTGCTGCCGATCGCGCCCGCGGTGGAGAAGTCCGGCACCTACCTCAACTGGGAGGGCCGCCGCCGCGAGTTCCAGGTGACCCTGGAGGGCACCGGCGCGCTGCCCGACTGCCGCGTGCTGGACACGCTCGCGGTCGAGATGGACGCCGACCTGTTCACCCAGACCCCGGCCGCCGCGGCCGGCGATCTGGCGCGGCTGGCCACCCGGCGCGGCGGCAAGGCGCCCGAGGTCCCGGCCTCGGCCGCACCGAAGCCCGGTGCGGGACAGGCGGTGCTGGCGACCTGGCGGCAGCTGCTGGACAAGGGCACGTTGCAGGACGGCGAACCGCACCTGGCAGGCACCGCCCGCCAGGTGGTGGCCCGGCTGTCCGAGGCGACCGCGAACGGCATGGAGACGGTGACCGTGTCCACCGAGCGCGGGGCCATCACCCTGCCGGTGGAGGTCGCCGACCTGCCCGACGGCGTGGTCTGGCTGCCGGGCAACTCCGAAGGCTCCCAGGTCCGCGCCGCACTCGCGGCCGGGCACGGCTCGGTGGTCTCGATCGCTGGAGGTGAGCGGTGA
- the nuoF gene encoding NADH-quinone oxidoreductase subunit NuoF: protein MADPITPVLTKRWLSPDSWRLATYERLEGYTALRKALAGTPEQLVTLIKNAGLRGRGGAGFPAGVKWSFMPPNEDKPHYLVINADEGEPGTCKDIPLMMADPHSLIEGCVIASYAMRSHHCFIYVRGEALHCIRRLNAAVREAYEAGYLGKDIVGSGFDLDITVHAGAGAYICGEETALLDSLEGRRGQPRLKPPFPAAAGLYAAPTTVNNVETIASAPYIVNAGADWFRKMGSEKSPGPKIYSISGHVENPGQYECPLGTTLRQLLDMAGGMKDGIPLKFWTPGGSSTPMFTAEHLDTPLDFEGAAEAGSMLGTTAVMVFNETVSVPWAVMKWTQFYEHESCGKCTPCREGTYWLAQILERMVDGRGTEADIDTLLDVCDNILGRSFCALGDGAVSPITSGIKYFRDEFLALCESNKRELVGAQA, encoded by the coding sequence ATGGCTGACCCCATTACCCCGGTCCTCACCAAGCGCTGGCTCTCGCCGGATTCCTGGCGGCTGGCCACCTACGAGCGCCTCGAGGGTTACACCGCGCTGCGCAAGGCGCTGGCCGGTACGCCGGAGCAGCTGGTCACCCTGATCAAGAACGCGGGCCTGCGCGGCCGCGGCGGCGCGGGCTTCCCGGCGGGCGTGAAGTGGTCGTTCATGCCGCCCAACGAGGACAAGCCGCACTACTTGGTGATCAACGCCGACGAGGGCGAACCGGGTACCTGCAAGGACATCCCGCTGATGATGGCGGACCCGCACTCGCTGATCGAGGGCTGCGTCATCGCCTCGTACGCGATGCGCTCGCACCACTGCTTCATCTACGTCCGCGGTGAGGCGCTGCACTGCATCCGCCGCCTCAACGCGGCCGTGCGCGAGGCGTACGAAGCCGGGTACCTCGGCAAGGACATCGTCGGCAGCGGGTTCGATCTCGACATCACCGTGCACGCGGGCGCCGGCGCCTACATCTGCGGTGAGGAAACCGCGCTGCTCGACTCGCTGGAGGGCCGTCGCGGCCAGCCGCGGCTCAAGCCGCCGTTCCCCGCGGCCGCCGGTCTCTACGCCGCGCCGACCACGGTGAACAACGTGGAGACCATCGCCAGCGCGCCCTACATCGTCAACGCCGGTGCCGACTGGTTCCGCAAGATGGGCAGCGAGAAGTCGCCCGGCCCGAAGATCTACTCGATCTCCGGCCACGTGGAGAACCCCGGCCAGTACGAGTGCCCGCTCGGCACCACGCTGCGCCAGCTGCTGGACATGGCCGGCGGCATGAAGGACGGCATCCCGCTGAAGTTCTGGACGCCGGGTGGTTCGTCCACGCCGATGTTCACCGCGGAGCACCTGGACACCCCGCTGGACTTCGAGGGCGCCGCGGAGGCGGGCTCGATGCTCGGCACCACCGCGGTGATGGTGTTCAACGAGACGGTTTCCGTGCCGTGGGCCGTGATGAAGTGGACCCAGTTCTACGAGCACGAGTCGTGCGGCAAGTGCACGCCGTGCCGCGAGGGCACCTACTGGCTGGCGCAGATCCTCGAGCGCATGGTCGACGGCCGGGGCACCGAGGCCGACATCGACACCCTGCTCGACGTCTGCGACAACATTCTCGGCCGCTCCTTCTGCGCCCTCGGTGACGGTGCGGTCAGCCCGATCACCAGTGGCATCAAGTACTTCCGGGACGAGTTCCTGGCCCTGTGTGAGAGCAACAAGCGCGAACTGGTGGGAGCGCAGGCATGA
- the nuoE gene encoding NADH-quinone oxidoreductase subunit NuoE, translating into MTSSTERPEPGPDYADQTHVAAGGDVDVRGIAPGDSASILDTAVLEDPFGPDIVEKAQQIIARYPVSRSALLPMLHLVQSVQGYVTQEGIAFCAGQLDLSDAEVSAVATFYTMYKRRPCGEHLVSVCTNTLCAALGGDDIYKKLQRHLGSEEKPLGHEETAGTPGEPGSITLEHAECLAACDLGPVIQVNYEYFDNQTTDKAVALVDALRAGKKPAPTRGAPLSDFKGAELQLAGFFPEDERTYRAEVDGPSQAVETLRGAQVAQERGWTAPVMEDVPLPAVEEKK; encoded by the coding sequence ATGACCTCTTCGACGGAACGCCCGGAGCCGGGCCCCGACTACGCCGACCAGACGCACGTCGCGGCCGGTGGCGACGTGGACGTGCGGGGCATCGCTCCCGGCGACTCGGCGTCCATTTTGGACACCGCGGTACTCGAAGACCCGTTCGGGCCGGACATCGTGGAGAAGGCGCAGCAGATCATCGCACGCTACCCGGTGAGCCGCTCGGCGCTGCTGCCGATGCTGCACCTGGTGCAGTCGGTGCAGGGGTACGTCACGCAGGAGGGCATCGCCTTCTGCGCCGGGCAGCTCGACCTGTCCGACGCCGAGGTCAGCGCGGTCGCCACGTTCTACACCATGTACAAGCGCCGCCCGTGCGGTGAGCACCTGGTCAGCGTCTGCACCAACACGCTGTGCGCGGCGCTGGGCGGCGACGACATCTACAAGAAGCTCCAGCGCCACCTCGGTTCCGAGGAAAAGCCGCTGGGGCACGAGGAGACCGCGGGCACGCCCGGTGAGCCCGGCTCGATCACCCTCGAGCACGCGGAGTGCCTGGCCGCCTGCGACCTCGGCCCGGTCATCCAGGTCAACTACGAGTACTTCGACAACCAGACCACCGACAAGGCGGTCGCGCTGGTCGACGCGCTGCGGGCGGGCAAGAAGCCCGCGCCGACGCGCGGCGCCCCGCTGAGTGACTTCAAGGGCGCGGAACTGCAGCTCGCCGGGTTCTTCCCGGAGGACGAGCGGACCTACCGCGCCGAGGTGGACGGGCCGTCGCAGGCGGTGGAAACCCTGCGGGGCGCCCAGGTCGCGCAGGAGCGCGGCTGGACCGCGCCGGTGATGGAAGACGTGCCGCTGCCCGCCGTCGAAGAGAAGAAGTGA
- a CDS encoding NADH-quinone oxidoreductase subunit D gives MSSTERISEVETGTDTSPPGASSAGEQAYAQERRTTEGPVYTVSGGDWDDVLSDAEHDDRMVINMGPQHPSTHGVLRLVLEMEGETVTQLRSVIGYLHTGIEKNCEYRTWTQGVTFVTRMDYLAPLSTEMAYCLAVEKLLGIKAPPRAELLRVMLLEINRIGSHLVYIATGGMELGATTAMTLGFREREVVLHLLEHLTGLRMNHAFIRPGGLAQDMPDDYQEAVAEFVKTMEERLPLYDKLFTGQPIWRNRLKDVGFLPVDACLSLGVTGPVLRSAGLPWDLRKTEPYSRYDEFKFDVPTSTDADCWARYLIRVQEMRESLKIIKQALKKLADEGPGPVMVDDAKVAWPAQLSLGSDGLGNSLEHVRKIMGQSMESLIHHFKLVTEGFKVPAGQAYATVESPRGELGAHLVSDGGTRPMRVHIREPSFINLQSMPAMAEGGLVADVIAAIASIDPVMGGVDR, from the coding sequence GTGAGCAGCACCGAAAGGATTTCCGAGGTCGAGACCGGCACGGACACCTCTCCGCCGGGCGCGTCCTCGGCCGGTGAGCAGGCCTACGCCCAGGAGCGCCGCACCACCGAGGGCCCGGTCTACACGGTTTCCGGCGGGGACTGGGACGACGTGCTCTCCGACGCCGAGCACGACGACCGCATGGTCATCAACATGGGCCCGCAGCACCCGTCCACGCACGGCGTGCTCCGGCTCGTGCTGGAGATGGAGGGCGAGACCGTCACCCAGCTCCGCTCGGTCATCGGCTACCTGCACACCGGGATCGAGAAGAACTGCGAGTACCGGACCTGGACCCAGGGCGTCACCTTCGTGACGCGGATGGACTACCTGGCGCCGCTGTCCACCGAGATGGCCTACTGCCTCGCGGTGGAGAAGCTGCTCGGCATCAAGGCGCCGCCGCGTGCCGAACTGCTGCGCGTGATGCTGCTGGAGATCAACCGGATCGGCTCGCACCTGGTCTACATCGCCACCGGCGGCATGGAACTCGGTGCCACCACGGCGATGACGCTCGGCTTCCGCGAGCGCGAGGTGGTCCTGCACCTGCTCGAGCACCTGACCGGCCTGCGGATGAACCACGCGTTCATCCGGCCCGGCGGGCTCGCCCAGGACATGCCGGACGACTACCAGGAGGCGGTCGCCGAGTTCGTCAAGACCATGGAGGAACGGCTTCCGCTCTACGACAAGCTGTTCACCGGTCAGCCGATCTGGCGCAACCGGCTCAAGGACGTCGGTTTCCTCCCGGTGGACGCCTGCCTCTCGCTCGGCGTGACCGGCCCGGTGCTGCGGTCGGCCGGGCTGCCGTGGGACCTGCGCAAGACCGAGCCGTACTCGCGCTACGACGAGTTCAAGTTCGACGTGCCGACCTCGACCGACGCGGACTGCTGGGCGCGGTACCTGATCCGCGTGCAGGAGATGCGCGAGAGCCTGAAGATCATCAAGCAGGCGCTGAAGAAGCTGGCCGACGAGGGCCCCGGCCCGGTGATGGTCGACGACGCCAAGGTGGCCTGGCCCGCGCAGCTGTCGCTGGGCAGCGACGGGCTCGGCAACTCGCTCGAGCACGTCCGCAAGATCATGGGCCAGTCGATGGAATCGCTGATCCACCACTTCAAGCTGGTCACCGAGGGCTTCAAGGTCCCGGCGGGGCAGGCGTACGCGACGGTCGAGTCCCCGCGCGGCGAGCTGGGCGCGCACCTGGTCTCCGACGGCGGCACCCGGCCGATGCGCGTGCACATCAGGGAACCAAGCTTCATCAACCTGCAGTCGATGCCCGCGATGGCCGAGGGCGGGCTGGTGGCGGACGTGATCGCGGCGATCGCGTCGATCGACCCCGTGATGGGGGGAGTGGACCGATGA
- a CDS encoding NADH-quinone oxidoreductase subunit C, which produces MPEEEKPVTGGEQSSAERAESAELRPSGPRPAEPVVAGRERKGMFGVSGTGDTSGYGGLRLPAYSPPPAERPYGGWFDEFADEFFAALGENGVPAEAIQQVTVDRGEITFYVAREHLVEICRTLRNDGGLRFELCSSVSGVDYGVDVPQRLHSVYHLTSMTFRRRIRLEVAVDVDDAHIPSIVEVYPTADWQEREAYDMFGIVYDGHPALTRILMPDDWDGHPQRKDYPLGGIPVEYKGAEIPPPDQRRSYS; this is translated from the coding sequence ATGCCTGAGGAAGAAAAGCCGGTCACCGGCGGAGAGCAGTCCAGCGCCGAGCGCGCCGAATCGGCCGAACTGCGGCCGAGCGGCCCGCGCCCGGCCGAGCCGGTGGTCGCCGGTCGTGAGCGCAAGGGCATGTTCGGCGTTTCCGGCACCGGGGACACCTCCGGTTACGGCGGCCTGCGGCTCCCGGCGTACTCGCCGCCCCCGGCCGAGCGCCCGTACGGGGGCTGGTTCGACGAGTTCGCCGACGAGTTCTTCGCCGCGCTGGGCGAAAACGGCGTGCCGGCCGAGGCGATCCAGCAGGTGACCGTCGACCGCGGTGAGATCACCTTCTACGTCGCGCGCGAGCACCTGGTGGAGATCTGCCGGACCCTGCGCAACGACGGCGGGCTGCGGTTCGAGCTGTGCAGCTCGGTCTCCGGCGTGGACTACGGCGTGGACGTGCCGCAGCGGCTGCACTCGGTCTACCACCTGACCTCGATGACCTTCCGCCGCCGCATCCGGCTGGAGGTCGCGGTCGACGTGGACGACGCGCACATCCCGTCCATCGTCGAGGTCTATCCGACCGCCGACTGGCAGGAGCGGGAGGCCTACGACATGTTCGGCATCGTCTACGACGGCCACCCGGCGCTGACCAGGATCCTGATGCCGGACGACTGGGACGGCCACCCCCAGCGCAAGGACTACCCGCTCGGCGGGATTCCCGTGGAGTACAAGGGCGCGGAGATCCCGCCGCCGGATCAGCGGAGGTCGTACTCGTGA
- a CDS encoding NADH-quinone oxidoreductase subunit B family protein gives MGLEEKLPNGILLASLEGLVNWARKNSMWPATFGLACCAIEMMTVGGSRYDIARFGMERFSATPRQADLMIVAGRVTQKMAPVLRQIYDQMAEPKWVLAMGVCASSGGMFNNYAVVQGVDHIVPVDMYLPGCPPRPEMLLDAILKLHAKIQDEPLNARRAELRAASGARTELIPSSIKYAKK, from the coding sequence ATGGGTCTCGAAGAGAAACTCCCGAACGGAATCCTGCTGGCCAGCCTGGAGGGCCTGGTCAACTGGGCGCGCAAGAACTCGATGTGGCCGGCCACCTTCGGGCTCGCCTGCTGCGCCATCGAGATGATGACCGTCGGCGGTTCCCGCTACGACATCGCGCGCTTCGGCATGGAGCGCTTCAGCGCCACCCCGCGCCAGGCCGACCTGATGATCGTGGCCGGTCGCGTGACGCAGAAGATGGCGCCGGTGCTCCGCCAGATCTACGACCAGATGGCCGAGCCCAAGTGGGTGCTCGCGATGGGCGTGTGCGCCTCCTCCGGCGGCATGTTCAACAACTACGCCGTGGTGCAGGGCGTCGACCACATCGTGCCGGTGGACATGTACCTGCCCGGCTGCCCGCCGCGGCCGGAGATGCTGCTCGACGCGATCCTCAAGCTGCACGCCAAGATCCAGGACGAGCCGCTGAACGCCCGGCGCGCCGAACTGCGCGCGGCCAGCGGTGCCAGGACCGAGCTGATCCCGTCCTCCATCAAGTACGCGAAGAAGTGA
- a CDS encoding NADH-quinone oxidoreductase subunit A has product MQPPHFAGQLAQGAAAPTLDVYLPLVILFVLAIAFAVLSVLLGPLVGPSRYNKAKLSAYECGIEPSPQPVVGGGRMPIAYYVTAMLFILFDIEMVFLYPFAVSADALGLFGLVEIVLFIATVGFAYAYVWRRGGLDWN; this is encoded by the coding sequence TTGCAACCACCACACTTCGCGGGACAACTGGCTCAGGGGGCCGCGGCCCCCACTCTGGACGTCTACCTCCCGCTGGTCATCCTGTTCGTGCTGGCGATCGCGTTCGCCGTGCTTTCGGTGCTGCTGGGCCCGCTCGTCGGCCCCAGCCGCTACAACAAGGCGAAGCTTTCCGCCTACGAGTGCGGGATCGAACCCTCGCCGCAGCCGGTGGTCGGCGGCGGCCGGATGCCGATCGCCTACTACGTCACGGCGATGCTGTTCATCCTGTTCGACATCGAGATGGTGTTCCTCTACCCGTTCGCGGTCTCCGCGGACGCGCTGGGCCTGTTCGGCCTGGTGGAGATCGTTCTGTTCATCGCCACGGTCGGTTTCGCCTACGCCTACGTGTGGCGGCGCGGCGGCCTCGACTGGAACTAG